In Paenibacillus durus, the DNA window GTAACCGCTGGAACGGTGAAAGGACTGGAAGACAAAGGGTTGATCGAGATTACCGAGGTGGAGGTCTACCGGGATCCTTACCGCGGCCGCGACTTCAAGCCGAGTGCGCCGCTTCCGCTTACCTCGGAGCAATCAGCGGTATATGGACGTATTGTGGGTGCCATCGACGAGCAGCGGCATGAGACCTTTTTGCTTCACGGCGTAACCGGCAGCGGAAAGACAGAGATCTACCTTCAGTGCATCCAGCACTGCGTCGAGCAGGGCCGACAGGCTGTTGTGCTCGTTCCCGAAATATCTTTAACTCCTCAAATGGTGGAACGTTTCAAGGGAAGATTCGGCAGCGGGGTTGCGGTCATGCACAGCCGTCTGTCTTCCGGAGAACGCTATGACGAATGGCGGAAGATTCGCGAAGGCAAAGCGTCGGTTGCCGTCGGCGCGCGCTCTGCGATATTCGCTCCGTTTGGCAATCTAGGCCTGATTATTATGGATGAGGAGCATGAAACCTCTTACAAGCAGGAGGAAAATCCGAGATATCATGCGCGCGATGTGGCCGTCCGCCGGGCCCTGCTAGGTGATGCGGTCGTCATTTTGGGATCGGCGACGCCTTCGCTGGAGAGCTATTACGCCGCCAGGTCGAAAAGCGACGACAATTTCTCGCCGGTGCTGCTGGAAATGCCAAGCCGGGCGCTGGGAAACGAGCTTCCGGCGGTTCAGGTGGTGGACATGCGCGAGGAGCTTAAGGAAGGCAACCGCTCCATGTTCAGCCGGGGACTTCACGCGGCGCTGCAGAGCAGGCTTGAGCGAGGGGAGCAGACCGTGCTTCTGCTGAACCGCAGAGGCTTCTCAACCTTTGTGATGTGCCGCAGCTGCGGCTATGTCGCCGGCTGTCCCGAGTGCGATATTTCGCTGACGTACCACAGCCGGAGCAATAATCTGCGCTGCCATTACTGCGGTCATGCGGAGCCGGCTCCAGAGGTCTGCCCGGAATGCGGCAGCGAACATATCCGTTTTTTCGGAACGGGAACGCAGCGTGTGGAAGAAGAGCTGGTTAAGCTGTTTCCGGGAATGAGGGTCATCCGGATGGATGTCGATACGACGACCGAGAAAGGCTCGCATGAGAAGCTGCTGGGACAATTCAGGGACAAGAAGGCCGATGTGCTGCTCGGAACGCAAATGGTAGCCAAGGGGCTTGATTTTCCTGACGTGACGCTTGTGGGCGTCATTACAGCGGATTCGGCGCTGAACCTGCCCGATTTCCGTGCTGCCGAGAAGACATTCCAGCTTCTTACACAGGTGGCGGGACGGGCAGGACGTCATAAGCTTCCCGGAGAGGTGCTGGTTCAGTCCTACACACCGGACCATTACTCCATCATTCACGCCAGCCGGCATGACTATGCCTCGTTCGTAAGAGAAGAACTGAAACATCGAAAAGCGCTCCACTATCCGCCTTACTGCCGGCTGATTCTTGTGACGCTGTCGCATGAACAAATGCCGGTGGCGCTGCGCATGGCTGAGAACTATGCGATGAGCATTCAGGGAAAGGCAAGGCAGCGCCGGTGGTTCGGCAGTCTGGACAAGCTGACTTCGGACGGACTCGATCTGCTCGGACCCGTAGCCTCCCCGCTGCCCCGATTAAAGGGACGATACCGGTTCCAATGCATGATTAAATGGCGGGGAACCATTGATGCGATCGGGCTGGCCCGCGAGGTGTCGGAAGAACTTGAAGATTCGCTTCGTGATCCGGTGCTTCAAATCAGCATTGATGTTGATCCCCAAATGCTGATGTAACGCCGTTTGGCATAACATATATACAAAACCAGGAAGGTGATAGCGAAATGGCGATACGATTAATAGTGAAAGAGCCTGACGAAGTGCTGCACAAGACGGCAAAAGCGGTTACGAAAATTACACCCAATGTGCAAAAACTGCTGGATGATATGGCGGATACGATGTATGACGCCGAGGGCGTCGGTCTTGCTGCTCCGCAGGTGGGAATTCTCAAACGGCTGATTGTGGTGGACGCCGATGAAGAACATGGTCTGATCAAGATGATCAACCCGGAAATCATTAAATCCGAAGGCGAGCAGTTCGGCCCGGAAGGATGCCTGAGTATTCCGGGCATTAACGGCGACGTTCGCCGCGCGGAGACAGTAACCGTCCGCGGGCTTGACCGTGAAGGCAATGAGATTACCATAACGGGAAGCGGGCTGCTCGCCCGGGCATTCCAGCATGAAATCGACCATCTGAATGGCGTGCTGTTCACGGATATCGCGGAGAAGGTCTACGAAATTAATGCGGAACGCAGCCAGACCGGGGAGTGAATGAAATGAAGATTGTGTTCATGGGCACACCCGCTTTCGCGGTACCATGTCTGCAAATGCTGGTGGATGAAGGCTATGAAGTCGCTGCCGTCATCACCCAGCCCGACCGGCCGCAGGGGAGAAAGAAGATACTGACACCATCGCCTGTCAAAGCGGCTGCAGAGGCGCTGGGCCTTCCGGTTCTCCAGCCTGAACGTATGCGGCGTCCGGAGGCGGTAGCGGAGCTTGCCGCCTATGAACCGGAACTAATCGTTACGGCCGCTTATGGGCAGATTCTGCCCAAAGCCGTACTGGACCTGCCTTCCCGTGGATGCGTGAATGTGCATGGATCGCTTTTGCCCAAATACAGGGGAGGGGCGCCAATCCAGAGAAGCATTATAAATGGCGAAAGCGTAACGGGCGTGACCCTGATGTACATGGCGGAAGGACTGGATACGGGAGATATGATCGCAAAAGTTGAGGTCCCGATTGAGGATGACGATACGTCAGGCACCCTGTTTGAGAAGCTGAGCCAGGCAGGCCGGGATTTGCTGAAGTCTCAAATGCCACGTCTGCTTGCCGGACCCGTAACTGCGGAGCCTCAGGATGACAGCCAGGCGACTTACGCGCCGAATTTGAGCCGGGAGGATGAGCGGATCGATTGGAGCGCGGGCTCGCGGGAAATTTATAACCGCATCCGCGGTCTGGTTCCCTTTTCGGGCGCCTTTACACTCTGGAATGGCGAGACGTTCAAAATATGGGCTGCCGCTTCACCTGGCACGGCTGCTTCAGCCAATGCTTCCGGCGCTTCTGCCCATGGCGATGGACCCGAACCGGGAACCGTGCTGTCCCTGGGACAGGCCGGCATTGAAGTCAAGACCGGCGACGGAAGCCTTCATCTGCTTACTGTCCAGCCCGCCGGGAAGAAGGCAATGGCTGCGGGAGACTTTGCCCGCGGCGGAACGATGAAGCCCGGCATGGTGCTGGCATGAGCGGGCCTAACGGACGGGGAACACCTTCAGGCGGGAACAATCTGAACAGCCGCGTAGGCTCGGAACGTGGTAAGGCTGCACCCAAAGGCGGCGGGACCGGCAGAGGGCGCGGTGCCGCAGGCGGGGCAAGAACCGTTGCCAGGAGCATTTCGGCGAGAGAAACAGCCCTTGACGTATTGGTGCGCGTTCAGCAGGAAGGGGCATACAGCAACCTGCTGCTTAATACGAGTCTGCAGAAGGCAGCCTTGTCCCGTGAGGACGCGGGACTGGCCACTGAGCTCGTGTATGGGACGATTTCGCGTCTGAATACGCTGGAATATGTCCTGAAGGGCTTTGTGAGCAAAGGGCTGGATAAGCTTCAGCCCTGGGTTCGCTGCTTGTTGTCTTTAAGTCTTTATCAGATTATGTACCTTGACCGGATACCGCCTCACGCGGCGGTGAACGAGGCTGTCAATCTAGCCAAGCGCCGCGGCCATCAAGGCATCTCGGGCATGGTGAATGGCGTGCTGCGGAGTATCCTTCGCGCGGGACCGCTGCCGGTCATCCCTCAGGAAATGTCCTGGGAAGAGCGGACTGCTCTGCTCCATTCACATCCGCTGTGGATGGTAGAGCGGTGGCGGGACGAGTTCGGAGCGGACATGGCCGAAGCGATCTGCAAGGCCAATAATGAGCCGCCTGCCGTAAGCGTCCGGGTGAACACGACGATGACCAGCCGCGATCGGCTGCTTGAAGAGATGCTCGGTCAGGGAGTCAATGCCCGGCCGTCCGAGCTGAGTCCTTATGGAATCGTCGTGAGAGGAGCCGGCAATCTGGCGCTCTCATCTTGGTACCGGGATGGTCTTCTGTCTATTCAGGACGAAAGCTCCATGCTTGTGGCCGAGGCTGTTAATCCTCTACCCGGCATGAAGGTATTGGACTGCTGCGCCGCCCCCGGAGGCAAGACGACGCATATGGGCGAGCTGATGAAGGATCGAGGCTCCATTTATGCCAATGATCTGCATCCGCATAAAGCCGCGCTGATCTTCGATCAGGCAGGGCGCCTTGGTCTTGAATGCATCGGTACCGGAAGTGGAGACGCACTGGAACTCGGGAAGAAATTCGCCCCTGCTTCCTTCGACCGGATTCTGCTGGACGCCCCTTGTTCGGGATTGGGCGTGATCCGCCGCAAACCGGATTTGAAATGGGCCAAGCAGCCGGAAGATTCGGCGGCGATTGCCGAGCTGCAGTCTAAGCTGCTGGATTCGGCCGCTGCTTTGCTGAAGCCGGGCGGGGTGCTGGTGTACAGCACCTGTACGCTCGACCGGTTGGAGAACGGTAATATCGTTAGTTCCTTCTTGGAACGCAGCGAAGAATTCGCCTCTGTGACATTCTCTTCACCACTCTGGAACCGTCTTGGCAATAACGTTCTTGCCAGTGGCCAAGGGATGCAAATCTTACCCCAACATTACGGAAGTGACGGCTTCTATATCGCCATTCTTGAACGGCTCCGCCAATAGAGCCGCTGATCGGATCTCGATTGTCTTAACCCCCGCCGGGCCAGCCTCGGCGGGTTTTCTTTTACCCTCTGTGTGATTTGTGTTAAAATAGGCAGGATGAGAAATAATATGAATAACTCTTGAACGAATATCCTATAAGTTCAGACATCTTTAAGAAAGCACAGGTGCGATCACGATAATGAAACCTTTAATATACGATTTTACCCTCGAAGAGTTGGTAGAGTGGGCCAAGGATAACGGAGAACCGGCTTTTCGGGGCGGACAGATTTTTGATTGGCTGTACGTCAAGCGCGTCAGCGATTTTGACTCGATGAGCAACCTGCCTAAGTCTTTGCGGGCGAAGCTGGATGAACAGTTCTCCATTAACGCCCTTTCGGAAATTACAAAGCTCGAATCGAAAGATGGAACAGTGAAGTTTCTGTTCGGACTGCATGACGATCATGCCATTGAAACGGTCATCATGAAGCATAATTACGGCAACAGTGTATGCGTAACAACCCAGGTGGGCTGCCGGATTGGCTGCACCTTCTGCGCTTCGACTCTTGGAGGACTTAAGCGGGATTTGACGGCAGGCGAAATTGTGGCGCAGGTCGTGCGCTCACAGCAGATTCTGGATGCCCGCGGCGAACGCGTCAGCAGTATTGTTATCATGGGCACGGGCGAACCGTTTGAGAATTATGACGCCACCATGAGATTTCTGCGCCTGATGATCCATGAAAAAGGATTAAATATCGGGCAGCGGCATATAACGGTATCAACAAGCGGGATTGTCCCGAGTATTTATAAGTTTGCCGATGAGGATACCCAGATCAACCTGGCGATCTCCATTCATGCGCCGAATGACGCGCTTCGTTCAAAGCTGATGCCGGTCAACCGCCGTTATCCTTTTGATGAAGTGATGGAATCGCTGCGCTATTATCAGGCAAAGACAGGACGGCGCATCAGTTTCGAATATGCGCTGATCGGCGGCGTAAATGATCAGCCGGAGCATGCGGAAGAGCTTGCCGGAGTGCTAAAACATATGCTGTGCCATGTTAATCTAATTCCGGTTAACTATGTGCCTGAACGCAAGTATGTGCGCACTTCACGTAATGATATTTTCCAATTTCAGCGGATTCTGGCCGATCAGGGAATCAATGTGACGATTCGCCGCGAACAGGGCCATGATATCGCCGCCGCATGCGGACAATTACGCGCCAAACATATGGAGTTGAGGTGAGGTCTTTTGATCAGAACAGTTCATGCCAGCGACATTGGACGGGTACGTACCGTCAATGAGGATTCGGTCTGGACCGGTGTTACGAGCCAAGGATATACGCTGGGTATTATCGCCGACGGTATGGGAGGGCATTTGGCGGGTGATACCGCAAGCCGCCTGGCGCTTGAGTCTGTCCGGGAGGGGCTGGACGGAATTGCGTCCGGTCTTTCCGGTGAAGAGTTAAGCGCGGTCTTGTCGGACGCGATAATGAAAGCCAACGATACCGTCTACAAGCAAGCTGCCAGTGACGAGCGTTACCACAACATGGGGACGACTGTCGTGTCTGCGCTGCTCGCAGGCCAGTCGGGCTACATTGGCCATATCGGCGACAGCAGAGCTTACATAATTCAGGATGGTAAGGCGCGGCAGTTGACCGAGGATCACACACTGGTAAACGAGCTGTTCAAGAACGGCCAGATTACGCTCGAGGAACTGGATACCCATCCGCGGCGCAACGTTCTTATACGCGCTCTTGGAACGGATGAGGACATCAAAGTCGATTTGATTCCAATAACGCTTGAACCGGGTGAAGTGCTGCTGCTGTGCAGCGACGGATTGAGCAATTTTGTTAGTGCCGAGCACTTGGGGAAGATTGCCGGCATGCAGGAAATATCGCTTAAGGAAAGAGCGGACCGTTTGCTTCAGCTGGCTTTGCTTGCCGGCGGCGGCGATAATATTAGCGTCGCCATGCTGGAACATCATGAGGAGGCCGCTGTGCCCGAATCAAAGGAGTGGGAGAGATGATCGGTCACGAGTTGGGAGGCCGTTACCAAGTCATCGAGCGGATCGGTGGGGGCGGAATGGCGCTTGTATATAGGGCACATGATATTCTGCTCAATCGAAATGTCGCTATTAAAGTATTGCGGAACCAATTTGTACATGATGAGGAATTTATTCGCCGGTTTCGGCGGGAAGCGCAATCTGCTGCATCGCTTTCTCATCCCAATGTGGTTAGCATTTACGACGTGGGACAGGAAGATGAAATTCATTATATAGTTATGGAATACGTGGAAGGCAAGAATCTGAACGAAATTATCAAGGAGAGGGCGCCGCTACAGGTGGACGAAGCCGTGAGAATCGCCACCCAAATCTGTGACGCGCTCGATCATGCCCATCAGAATCAGATTATCCATCGGGATATCAAACCGCATAACATACTTATCGGGCGTAACGGCCGTGTCAAAGTGACCGATTTCGGCATAGCCCGCGCCGTAACGTCGACTACGATTACACAGACCGGTTCGGTCGTCGGTTCGGTGCACTATTTTTCTCCGGAACATGCCAAGGGAGTCGCCACAGGTGAAAAATCGGATTTGTATTCACTCGGCATCGTGATCTATCAAATGCTGACCGGCAGCCTGCCTTTTCTGGGCGAGAGTCCAATCAGCGTAGCGCTGAAGCATCTTCAAGAGGAATTTGAGGAGCCGCGCAAGCTGAATCCGATGATCCCCCAAAGCGTGGAGAACATCATCCTTAAATCAATGCGCAAAAATCCTGAGGAGCGCTATCAATCGGCTAAAGAAATGCTACAGGATCTGGAAACCTGTCTGCTGCCGGAGCGCCGGAGCGAACAGAAGGTATCATTCATGGATGATGATGAGGACAGAACCAGGGTGATGCCGGCCATCAAGCCGATTCCCAGGAGCAACGGCTTGCGCAGCCGCGGCGAGGATAGAATGATCCGTGAGGACGATCCTCCGTCTGCCAAGAAGAAAAAAGATTGGGGAAGACCCGCACTGTGGATCGGGCTTACGCTGCTGCTCCTGCTGGCGATGGCCGGGGTGGTGTGGTATGTAAACGCGAAGCTGGTTGTTCCTGAAGTAACAGTCCCCAAACTAGTCAGTCTTTCGCTGGACGATGCGAAAGTCAAGCTGGCCGATGCGGGACTTGTTCTGGAGGAGCCGGTAACGACGGAGTACAATGCTAACTTTGCTGAAGGGATCGTCTTCGAGCAGAGCAAAGAGCCGGATACGACGGTAAAAGAAGGAACGACCATCGCGCTTAAGGTAAGCATTGCCAAACCGCTCCTGTCAATGCCGGAGTTATCCGGGATGACTTATGACGAAGCGGTGGAAGCTTTGGTAGCGCAAGGTGTAGAGCAGAGCCGAATAACACAGGACAGCGAATTCAGCAAAGAAATTCCGGAAGGTGAGGTACTCCGGCAGAATCCGATTTCAGGCAGCCAATATGATCCGGATACCGCTGCTATCTCGATCACAGTCAGCAAAGGCCAGGAGAGCATCACGATGCCGGATTTAACGGGCCTCTCCGAATCGGAAGCGAAAGCCAAGCTGGAGGAGCTAGGTCTGGAGCTCGGTGATGTGAAGAGGGAATCCAGCTTTTCCATAGAAAAGGGCAAGATAACGAAGCAATGGCCGTATGAAAAAGGCGCAGCGGCGCAACCTGGCGAGAAAATCACCTTATATATCAGCGACGGCTATCCGCCTGAAGCGCTGGAATACACGTTCAACCTTCCGGTATCTCCGGTGCAGGAAGGGAAGAAGACCAAGATCCGGATCGAATTTGTCGATGCGCGCAACAATGGCGAGAAACAGGATTGGGGAACCCGCACGATCAGCAAAACCCAGGTACTGTCGGTGAACCTTATTCTCGCTCCAAATAAGGAAGGGGCTGTCATGGTGTACCAGGATGGAGAGTTCTTCGATACGTATTCCGTCTCGTACATGGATGCAAAGAACGGTACGGTGCCAATTCCCGAGCCTTCGCCGGTCAATCCGCCATCGCCGTCTCCGGCCGCGACGCCTGCCGGCACCGAACCGTCTGCAGATCCGGTAACCGCGCCCGGAACGGAAGGCGCTACGCCAGATACCGGGGGCGAGCCAGGCGTCAATCAGACGGGGGACAGTGCGAGCGGTACGCAGATCATATCAGGTAATGACAATCAGGACACCACTTCCAAACATAAAGGTAAAGATAAGAAATAATCGCAAAAACTAGTCAAAGACAAGAGCGGCCGCTTAAACAGCCGCTCTTGCAGCAAACGGGAGACGTATTGCCATCATACCCGCTGAATCAAAGAGAGGAAGGCTTCGTTCATGCCTGAAGGTGTAATCGTTAAGGCTTTAAGCGGTTATTATTATGTGAAACCGCTCCGGGAAGGAAAGATCTCTCCGGAGGATGAAATCGTTCAGTGCAGAGCCCGTGGTATTTTTAAGAAGAGAGGCCAGTCTCCTCTTGTCGGCGACAGGGTCATTTATTCCTTGACCGAGAATGGAGAGGGGATGGTGGATGAACTTCATCCCCGCGATTCCGAACTGATTCGTCCGCCAGTGGCGAATGTTACGCTGGCGGTGCTGTTGTTTTCCGTCCGGGAACCAGACCTCAATCTGCAGCTTCTCGATAAATTTCTCGTGCATATCGAGCATTCCGGATTGGACACGATCATTGTGCTAACCAAACGGGATTTGGCGGAAGAGGACGGGGAGGGCATCGCTCATGTTAAAGAGCTGTACGAGCAGATCGGCTATGAAGTGATGGTGACAAGCTCGCGGACGGGCTCGGGCAGCGAGGAGCTCCGGAAGCGGCTCGCAGGCGCAATCAGCGTGTTCGCCGGCCAGTCCGGCGTAGGCAAATCTTCGCTGCTTAACCGGCTCGTTCCCGGGCTTTCTCTGGAAACAAGCGAGATCAGCATGCGGCTTGGGCGGGGACGGCACACGACGCGGCATGTCGAGCTGATGGATATCGGCGATGGGGGTTATGTGGCGGATACGCCTGGCTTCAGCCAGTTGGATTTTCTGGAGCTTGGAGTGGAGGAACTGTCTGCCTGCTTCCGCGAGTTTGTTCCATTAGCGGCGGAATGCAAATTCCGCGGCTGCAGCCATCTTCACGAACCGGGCTGCCGAGTAATCGAGGCCTGGGAGGCCGGAGAGATTTCGGACAGCCGCTATGAACACTACAAGCTGTTTTTTAATGAAATGAAAGACAAGAAGCGGAGGTACTGATATATGATCAAAATTGCTCCTTCTATACTATCAGCGGACTTCGCCGCACTCGGCGCCGACGTAGCCGAGGTTGAAGCCTCCGGCGCGGACTGGATTCATGTGGACGTAATGGACGGCCATTTCGTGCCTAATATTACACTCGGTCCGCCAATCGTTAAGGCAGTATCGGCCCATACCTCCCTGCCCCTGGATGTTCACCTGATGATTGAGAAGCCGGAACGCTATATTGCCAACTTCGCGGCGGCCGGCGCGGCGGTCATTACCGTCCATGCCGAAGCTTGCGTTCACCTGCACCGGGTAATTCATCAAATTAAGGAGCTTGGTCTGCTCGCCGGTGTGGCGATCAACCCGGGAACGCCCGCCTCCGCTGTGAGGGAAGTGCTGGCGGATGTCGATTTGGTCCTGGTCATGACCGTGAACCCCGGCTTCGGCGGACAGGCATTCATCCCCGGCACCGTGCATAAAATCCGGGAAATTCGCCAGTGGGCGGCAGAGATCGGCCATGATCTGCGTATCGAGGTTGACGGAGGGATTGCCGAAGCGACGGCGGGTATCGTATCCGAAGCTGGGGCGGATGTATTGGTCGCCGGCAATGCCGTGTTCGGCCAAAGCGACCGGGCGGCGGCCATTTCCGCGATCCGGGCGGCGGCTGAAGCCCGCTAACAGGAGTAAAGGTCAAGTGGTATAGGCCAAGTTAGCATCGCATAAATATGGTTACATGAGCAGAAATCTCATGTAGCCTTTTTTGTGTCTTAATGAGGGCTGCAGCATTGATCGGAGGGTGAAACATGAAATTTTATACATTTAAGCTGCCGAAGTTTTTGGGAGGGTTTGTCAAGGCGATCTTGAATACATTTCAGAAGAGCTGAAGGCCGTAAGCAGAAGAAAGCAACATGAAAAAAAGCACCTTACTAATGTAAAGGGTGCTTTTTGTTTGAGATTAAGTTTGGAAACTAGACGCGCTCTACTTTACCGGACTTCAGGGCGCGGGTGCTTACGTATACACGCTTCGGTTTGCCGTTAACCAGAATGCGGACCTTTTGAACGTTAACTCCCCAGGAGCGACGGTTACGGTTGTTGGCGTGCGATACGTGGTTGCCGCTGCTCGGTTTCTTGCCAGTTACAGCACATTTACGGGACATCATTACACCTCCTTGTTGCGTTAGCCTGCATAAAACAATACTTAAATATAATATCACAGTAAAAAATGCCCCGTCAACCGGTTCAAAAACATTTATTTCTGAAGTTGCTTATAGTACAATATAGATTAGCGTATTGTGTCTAGTTTGTGTTAGCTACGAGAGGCATGAAGGCAGGAAGGGGAATTTTCATTGAGTAAGCGTTCTATAAATGGAATAGATTTTACAGCTATGGTACTGGCCGGCGCTGAGAAGCTGCAGCAGCATGCGGAGCACGTGAATTCCCTGAATGTTTTTCCGGTTCCGGATGGGGATACGGGGACCAATATGAACTTAACGATGACCGCAGGGGTGGGTGAATTGGGGAAGAATCATTCCGCTTCCATTGGACAATGTTCCAGCGTTCTGTCGAAAGGCCTGCTGATGGGCGCGCGCGGTAACTCCGGGGTTATCTTGTCCCAACTGTTCCGCGGATTCGGCCGTTCTGCCGCCGCATACGAAGAATTGAACTCTCAACAATTTGCGGCTGCGCTGCAGACAGGTGTGGATACCGCGTATAAAGCGGTAGTCAAGCCTGTGGAAGGGACCATCCTGACTGTAGCTAAGGAAGCTGCAAGACATGCTGTTTTCCTGGCGCGGCGGACAACCGATATTAATGTATTGATGACCGAAGTTCTGGCCAAAGCGAAAGAGGCGCTTGCGGGAACGCCGGATCTTCTGCCGGTGCTTAAGCAGGTGGGAGTTGTGGATTCGGGTGGTCAAGGTTTGGTTTATATATATGAAGGCTTTTTAGAGTCTTTAACGAGTGGGCAGTTCGCGGATTCCGGACAAGGACAAGCCGCCCGTGGGGCAGTGCCCGCAGAGCAGGCAGTAGTGCTGACCAAGCCGGAGGTAAAACCGGCACATGTGCCTGTATCGGCCCAGTCGCAGCTGTCAACGGAGGATATCGAGTTCTTATATGACATGGAGTTCTTTATCAACCGCCAGTTGGGCGGTCCCCATTCTGAGGCATTTGACGAGGATCAATTCCGGAAAGCGTTATCGGTGAATGGCGATTCCATTATCGTCATTTCTGACGATGACACCATTAAGGTTCATGTTCATTCCAAGGCTCCGGGTGAAGTGTTGAATCTCGCGCTTCTATACGGGGAGATTGCCCAAATTCATATTTTGAATATGCGCGAGCAGCACCGTGATTTACTGACAGCCGGGATGGACATCGCCCCGAGTCCTGAAGTATTTGCAGATATTCCCGAAGAAAAAAGCAGCATAGAGGCGCCCGCGGTACCCCCGGCGGATGATTTGGCG includes these proteins:
- the pknB gene encoding Stk1 family PASTA domain-containing Ser/Thr kinase translates to MIGHELGGRYQVIERIGGGGMALVYRAHDILLNRNVAIKVLRNQFVHDEEFIRRFRREAQSAASLSHPNVVSIYDVGQEDEIHYIVMEYVEGKNLNEIIKERAPLQVDEAVRIATQICDALDHAHQNQIIHRDIKPHNILIGRNGRVKVTDFGIARAVTSTTITQTGSVVGSVHYFSPEHAKGVATGEKSDLYSLGIVIYQMLTGSLPFLGESPISVALKHLQEEFEEPRKLNPMIPQSVENIILKSMRKNPEERYQSAKEMLQDLETCLLPERRSEQKVSFMDDDEDRTRVMPAIKPIPRSNGLRSRGEDRMIREDDPPSAKKKKDWGRPALWIGLTLLLLLAMAGVVWYVNAKLVVPEVTVPKLVSLSLDDAKVKLADAGLVLEEPVTTEYNANFAEGIVFEQSKEPDTTVKEGTTIALKVSIAKPLLSMPELSGMTYDEAVEALVAQGVEQSRITQDSEFSKEIPEGEVLRQNPISGSQYDPDTAAISITVSKGQESITMPDLTGLSESEAKAKLEELGLELGDVKRESSFSIEKGKITKQWPYEKGAAAQPGEKITLYISDGYPPEALEYTFNLPVSPVQEGKKTKIRIEFVDARNNGEKQDWGTRTISKTQVLSVNLILAPNKEGAVMVYQDGEFFDTYSVSYMDAKNGTVPIPEPSPVNPPSPSPAATPAGTEPSADPVTAPGTEGATPDTGGEPGVNQTGDSASGTQIISGNDNQDTTSKHKGKDKK
- the rsgA gene encoding ribosome small subunit-dependent GTPase A, translating into MPEGVIVKALSGYYYVKPLREGKISPEDEIVQCRARGIFKKRGQSPLVGDRVIYSLTENGEGMVDELHPRDSELIRPPVANVTLAVLLFSVREPDLNLQLLDKFLVHIEHSGLDTIIVLTKRDLAEEDGEGIAHVKELYEQIGYEVMVTSSRTGSGSEELRKRLAGAISVFAGQSGVGKSSLLNRLVPGLSLETSEISMRLGRGRHTTRHVELMDIGDGGYVADTPGFSQLDFLELGVEELSACFREFVPLAAECKFRGCSHLHEPGCRVIEAWEAGEISDSRYEHYKLFFNEMKDKKRRY
- the rpe gene encoding ribulose-phosphate 3-epimerase, translating into MIKIAPSILSADFAALGADVAEVEASGADWIHVDVMDGHFVPNITLGPPIVKAVSAHTSLPLDVHLMIEKPERYIANFAAAGAAVITVHAEACVHLHRVIHQIKELGLLAGVAINPGTPASAVREVLADVDLVLVMTVNPGFGGQAFIPGTVHKIREIRQWAAEIGHDLRIEVDGGIAEATAGIVSEAGADVLVAGNAVFGQSDRAAAISAIRAAAEAR
- the spoVM gene encoding stage V sporulation protein SpoVM, whose amino-acid sequence is MKFYTFKLPKFLGGFVKAILNTFQKS
- the rpmB gene encoding 50S ribosomal protein L28 gives rise to the protein MSRKCAVTGKKPSSGNHVSHANNRNRRSWGVNVQKVRILVNGKPKRVYVSTRALKSGKVERV
- a CDS encoding DAK2 domain-containing protein, translating into MSKRSINGIDFTAMVLAGAEKLQQHAEHVNSLNVFPVPDGDTGTNMNLTMTAGVGELGKNHSASIGQCSSVLSKGLLMGARGNSGVILSQLFRGFGRSAAAYEELNSQQFAAALQTGVDTAYKAVVKPVEGTILTVAKEAARHAVFLARRTTDINVLMTEVLAKAKEALAGTPDLLPVLKQVGVVDSGGQGLVYIYEGFLESLTSGQFADSGQGQAARGAVPAEQAVVLTKPEVKPAHVPVSAQSQLSTEDIEFLYDMEFFINRQLGGPHSEAFDEDQFRKALSVNGDSIIVISDDDTIKVHVHSKAPGEVLNLALLYGEIAQIHILNMREQHRDLLTAGMDIAPSPEVFADIPEEKSSIEAPAVPPADDLAPYGFIAVSSGDGISDIFKSLGIDVVLAGGQTMNPSTEDFVNAISSISAKHIYILPNNSNIVLAAEQSKEILEGEREITVIPSKSIPQGIAAAFAFQEEESVDSNTDRMLNAIDRVKSGQVTYAVRDTKYEEMDIKAGQYIGISNSKIIAAAEDLLSASQALLSKMLESGGEIITILTGQEANLEDTEALEGWLGANYPDAEVEIHEGGQPLYFYLFSVEA